The genomic segment TGCATAGTTGTGAtactgtatggctcagttggtagagcagggtgcttataacaccagggttgtgggtttgaatcCTGGGGCCACCCACATGTAAAATGTAGGCATGAAATGAtggtaagttgctttggataaaagtgtctgctaaatgatttatATTATTAAAGTTTGTTAATAATGGTtggggttgtgttgtggttgtataaTGGTTGCAGAGTGACCTGACCAAGCAGCAGAACCTGTTTAAGATCGAGCTGAAGCTGTTGGAGGATGAACTGCTGGGGCGTCTCTCTGCTGCTGAGAGCAACTTCCTAGGAGACAACGTCCTGGTGGAGAAACTAGAGACCACCAAACACACGGCCGCGGAGATCGAgatgaaggtgagagagagagagagagagagagagagagagagagagagagagagagagagagagagagagagagagagagagagagagagagagagagagagagagagagagagagagagagagagagagagagagagagagagagagagagagagagagagagagagagactcacagaTAGTTTCTTCCTGATGGCTTCTAGTTTGTCCGCAGCCTCAGCCAGGTCagcattacagagagagagagagagaaatgagacagATAAATAGCTAAACTGTGCTGATCGATAATATGCTGTTTTGGGATGTAGGTTCTGGAGGCGAAGGTGAACGAGGTGAAGATCAACGAGGCTAGAGAACACTACCGCCCCGTAGCGGTCAGATCCTCTCTGCTCTACTTCATCATGAATGACCTCAACAAGATCAACCCCATGTACCAGTTCAGCCTCAAGGTTACCAACAGCACTTTGTAtttcatttaacctttatttatacaggtaatTCGATACATGTCCGAATGGACCAGTACAGACCAGATAACAAATAGATTATAGCTTTCTTGCTGATCTAGGCTTATCTTTCTCTTTCACTGtctccctctaactccctccctGTAGGCGTTTAACGTGGTGTTCCACAAGGCGGTGGAGCAGGCAGAGGTGTGTGAGGACGTGAGGAGCAGAGTTAACACTCTAATAGACGACATCACCTACTCCACCTTCAACTACATCAGCAGAGGCCTGTTTGAGAGAGACAAACTCACCTTCACTGCTCAACTCGccttccaggtgtgtgtgtgtgtgtgggggagagggggctgtgtgtgtgtctgtgtgttttcctAGTTCTAACAGTGTGTTCCCTGTTCTCCAGTTGTTGCTGATGAGTAAGGAGATAGACGTACGAGAACTAGATTTCCTGCTCCGCTTCAACATCGACCACAGCTACATCTGTCCTGTAGATTTCCTCTCCAACCAGGCCTGGAGTGCCATAaaggtaccacacacacacacacacacacacacacacacacacacacacacacacacacactctcactctcacactcatactcaaacacacaaacatgcatttcccctcttctcctctagaCAATGAGTTTCACTGATGAGTTTCGTGGTTTGGACCGGGACATCGAGGGCTCCCCTAAACGCTGGAAAAAGGTGGTAGAGTCCGAGTGTCCGGAGAAAGAGAAGTTTCCTCAAGAGTGGAAAACAAAAAGTTCCCTACAGAAACTCATCATGATGAGAGCCCTGAGGCCTGATAGGATGACTTACGCTGTCAGGTGACCGCACTCTAACAATACCCACCACCTCCCAACACACACAGGATAGTTGAAGGCACATAATGTACCttatctcccctcctgtcctTTTTACTCCTTACTGccgccttctctcctcttctctccctctctcctctttctttctccccctctcctcttctcctcttcttctctctctttctccctctcctcttctctccctcttctctccctctcctcttctctcatcttctctccctctcctcttctctcctcttctctccctctcctcttctctccctctcctcttctctccctccatccccatctTTTATATGTCTCTGGCAAATTATAATGACGATCAATCTCCCTCCACATACCCTCCCCTCGCTCTCGCgcactctctttctgtctgtaggAACTTTGTGGAGGAGAAGTTGGGGGTGAAGTATACAGAGGGGAGGAAGACAGAGTTTGCTAAGTCCTTCAGAGAGAGTAGACCCTCTCAAAGACGTGGAGTCACTGGGTAACACTAAGACAACTAATTTTGTAATGTAAAGATCACTGTAAATCTGCATgaatatgacacacacacacacactgagaaaatATTGTTTCCATGGTAACAGGCAGGAAGTTGGGGTTCACCATAGACCTGGGGAAACTCCACAATGTGTCTTTGGGTCAGGGTCAGGAGGCTGTGGCTGAGGTCGCCATGGAGATGGCTGCTAAGGAGGGACACTGGGTCATTTTACAGGTATGGCTATCctgctatatactgtacataaaaCATAATACATTCATTCATCAttgcatccatccatccttccatccattcattgtttcattaatCAATTTATTAGTTTGTTCGCGCTTACATttgttcatccatccatccattcatccatccatccattcatccattcattcattcattcattcattcattcattcattcattcattcattcatctctGTCAGAATATCCACCTGGTGGCTCGCTGGCTGGGGTCGTTGGAGAAGCTTCTGGAACGCTGCTGTGAGGGCAGTCACCAGGACTACAGAGTGTTTATGAGTGCTGAGCCTGCCCCCACACCACAGGAGCACATCATccctcaggtacacacacacacacatacacacacatgcatttatAATAACACGGTGTGTTTTCCTAATTTAAAAGTGTgtttgttctcctctcctcactcaggGCATCCTGGAGAATGCCATCAAGATCACCAACGAGCCTCCCACTGGCATGCATGCCAACCTTCATGCTGCTCTGGACAACTTCGACCAGGTACAGGAATGTGTGTAttaatgtctgtctgtccactGGTGTTAGGGATGGGCAATTGAAATTATTGTTCAAAATAATCTCATCAAATGTTTGATTCACACTTTATAATAATGTCCAGTAATAGATCATTTATAAGGCTATTATAAACAGTTCTCACTTTTACTAATTGCTGTTTCTACATTTGCAAATGTTAGTAAGCTATACATAGTTATTTATAAACTTTCAAATGAATTATTGGATAATTTATTAGATGTTTAATATAGACccttataaaacatttactaatcattagtaaagtacagtggtgtaaagtaactaagtaaaaatactttgaagtactactttgaggtatctgtactttacttgagtttttatattttctacaACTTTTACTTCTACTTGACTACATTCTGAAATAAAAGATGTGCTCGTTACATTtctaatgctcaggcaggacagcaaaaCGGTCAAATTCATGTACTTATTAAGAAAAAtgcatccctactgcctctgatctggtttGTAAAAGATTGTTGAACTGTGTCCCTGGATtcccataaataaataaaaaataaaggcaATTAgcataatataaggaatttgatataTAGCCTTTGCTttcacttttgatacttaagtacatataaaaccagatacttttagacttttagtgaagtagtattttactgggtgactttcacttttacttgagtcattttctttacttttactcaagttttactgaattgggtactttttccaccactggtaaaGTATTATCTCCACCAAGATCTCAAAATGACATGGAAAATATCAATTGTAAAATAATAAGGACACAACACTGGATGTTTAAGAGAATATATATAGCATTTTATTCCAAAACAGTCACACTGTTCGTTCAAGTTCATCAGAACCAATGGTCCTCAAACGAACCCCTGTCCCCCAGAACTGTCCAGTCCTGTGCTTGCTGTGGGGGAACATGGGTGTTCACTTCACAGTCTAAAGCGGCAGGGTTGCAGCTTGTCTGTTCAACCATGATCTGAGCACTAGCCCACTCACACAAGGGTGCCTCCTTCCCTCCCGTGGTAGAAAGTGCACATCTCAcacagtcagaacagtaggctggTAGGCTGCAGCCTGTGTGATGTGAGCACTAGCACAGTCACTCGTGTGCCTCCAATCCTCCCGTGGTAGGCAGTGCACACGTCAGACAGTCAGCTGGTACAGTAGATAGTAAGCTACAGCCTCAGTCCTCTACACATTCATACCTACCGATTTGTGTTCTCTTTCAAGCCAAATTAACCCTCATATTAACCCTTAAAATCTATAAATAATATTTTCCCATCAAAGCTCACCCTCTACCCATTCCCTGAACCAATCCTCCTCCCTCCCATTTTGAAATGTCAGGCTATAGTaggcccctcccctcccctggccCCTTTACCCTAGGTCCCTCACTGAGTGCTGTACACACCGCTGAGCAGGcggctcttcttctcctccttctggCTCTCGTTCTTCAGGTCAGCAAACATCTGGGAGAAGAAGTTAGGGTCTGTGTTCATCTGGAGCATCTTACCACTCATTAGCTTGGTGATGGACATGCAGCGGATCCAGAAGGTCTGCCTGCAGGTCTCCACCAGGAAGGGTCCCAGGGGGTAGGAGATCTGGTTGCCAAAGTAGGAGCAGGTCGTGTAGAGGCAGGTAAGCAGCACGGCTTGCAGCTCATGCAAGGTGGCCACCTCGGAGGAGACCGCTTCGCGGCACAGCATGTAGAGGAAGACCACCATGGCCGGGTTGATGCAGCTCTGGTTCTGATAGCAGTTGTCCAGCAGATAACGGTCAACCACCCGCAGCCACAGCTCCGGGTCCATGGAAGACATGTCCTGGATCAGGTAGCAGCGCCGGCACAGGAACTCACCCAGGCAGCGCAGCAGCTCGCCGGTTGTAGCATGGACCATCACCAGCCTCTTGGGCGTGTCGAGGTCCTGGACGATCACCGTCTGGGGCGTGTCGGGGGCCGTGTTGGAGTTGGTCAAGGGGGCCTTCTCGACCGACGAGGCGGCGTTGTTGGAGCTGTTGGCGATGGCTGGAGTGCTCTGGTACTGGGTGGACAGCTTGTCACAGGATTGAGACTTCTCCAGGGTGAGGGTGGACAAGTTGGAGGAGGACTGAGACTTCTCCAGGTTCTCGTTACTCAGATGGGCGATGTTGTTTTGGTTGGTGTTCTCGTGGGCCTGCACCTTCTTGGAGCCTTTCCTCTTCACAATCCACCTCCATGGCGAGTAGCGCTTCAGGGTCTTGTCTTTGCCGCTCTTACGGGTCTGGACTTCAAAGAAGTGGCCCACCGTGTCCGGCCCATCTTTGAAGTGGACTGCCTTCTCGCGGAGTGAGATAGACATTGCGGATCCCATGGTCAATAGTGCCTGTGGAAAACA from the Coregonus clupeaformis isolate EN_2021a chromosome 14, ASM2061545v1, whole genome shotgun sequence genome contains:
- the LOC121581172 gene encoding cyclin-dependent kinase 5 activator 1-like isoform X1 — encoded protein: MRQILSWRKSDFIYLCYLFILPTSNLIFHKIASMTCLFITTGTHNFRTLDFRTLDNSDVHNHNSLELKAPGQPVFTFQLTKKILNYLYNFSHINLKSALLTMGSAMSISLREKAVHFKDGPDTVGHFFEVQTRKSGKDKTLKRYSPWRWIVKRKGSKKVQAHENTNQNNIAHLSNENLEKSQSSSNLSTLTLEKSQSCDKLSTQYQSTPAIANSSNNAASSVEKAPLTNSNTAPDTPQTVIVQDLDTPKRLVMVHATTGELLRCLGEFLCRRCYLIQDMSSMDPELWLRVVDRYLLDNCYQNQSCINPAMVVFLYMLCREAVSSEVATLHELQAVLLTCLYTTCSYFGNQISYPLGPFLVETCRQTFWIRCMSITKLMSGKMLQMNTDPNFFSQMFADLKNESQKEEKKSRLLSGVYSTQ
- the LOC121581172 gene encoding cyclin-dependent kinase 5 activator 1-like isoform X2, which codes for MGSAMSISLREKAVHFKDGPDTVGHFFEVQTRKSGKDKTLKRYSPWRWIVKRKGSKKVQAHENTNQNNIAHLSNENLEKSQSSSNLSTLTLEKSQSCDKLSTQYQSTPAIANSSNNAASSVEKAPLTNSNTAPDTPQTVIVQDLDTPKRLVMVHATTGELLRCLGEFLCRRCYLIQDMSSMDPELWLRVVDRYLLDNCYQNQSCINPAMVVFLYMLCREAVSSEVATLHELQAVLLTCLYTTCSYFGNQISYPLGPFLVETCRQTFWIRCMSITKLMSGKMLQMNTDPNFFSQMFADLKNESQKEEKKSRLLSGVYSTQ